Part of the Sphingobium lignivorans genome is shown below.
AGCGCGGCGGCGCCAATGGTGCGCGCATCCGTCTGGCGCCGCAAAAGGACTGGGCCGTCAACGAGCCGGCCGAGCTGGCAAAGGTGCTGACGGTCTATGAGGACATCAAGGCTGGCTTCGATGGCACGGTGAGCACGGCGGATCTGATCGTGCTTGGCGGCTCCGTCGGCATCGAGCAGGCGGCGAGAGCTGCGGGTCATGACGTGACCGTGCCCTTCACCTCCGGGCGGGGCGATGCCACGCAGGAACAGACCGATGCGCACAGCTTCGAGCCGCTCGAACCCAAGGCCGAGGGCTTCCGCAATTATCTCTCGACCCGGTTCAGCGTCCCCACCGAGGAGCTTCTGATCGACCGCGCCCAGCTTCTGGGGCTGAGCGCCCCGGAAATGACCGTGCTGGTCGGCGGGCTGCGCGTGCTGGGGGCGAACCATGGCAACACGCCGCATGGCGTCCTGACCGACCGCCCCGGACAGCTGACCAACGACTTCTTCGTGAACCTGCTGGACATGGGCACGGCCTGGAAGCAGGTCGATGATCGCGGCGATGAAGTGTTCGTCGGCACGGACCGCGCCACCGACGAAGAACGCTGGACCGCGACTCGCACCGATCTGGTGTTCGGCTCCAACTCGCAGCTGCGGGCACTCACCGAAGTCTATGCCGCGGCTGACGCGGGCGAGAAATTCGTCGCCGACTTCGTGAAGGCCTGGACCAAGGTGATGAATGCCGATCGCTTCGACCTGGCAGCCTGACGGTCGCGCAGGGCCGCTCCCGTGCGGCACTGGCGTCTCCCCCTCGCTCCCGTGGCGAGGGGGAGGAGGTCAGTCAATCAGGGAAGGCAGGGAATCGAATCCGGCCTTGAGGACCGCGCCCCACTCGCTGGAAATCTGCGAAAATTCAGGGTCGTTCGCCTCGATCCTGCGGCGCAGGCTGAATTTATAGCTGTCGCGCGGAATGATGCTGAGATCGAGCGGCATGCCGACCGACAGATTGGACCGCAAGGTCGAGTCCATCGACACGCAGACGGCCTTCGCGGCATCGGACAGCGAAGTGTTCGGCCGGATCATCCGGTCCAGGATCGGCTTGCCATATTTGTGCTCGCCGATCTGGAAGAACGGCGTATCCGCCGTCGCCTCGATGAAATTGCCCTCGGAATAAACCATGTAGAGACGCAGCTTGCCGCCCTTGCGCTGGCCGCAGACAAGAATGGAGGCGCCGAGCGAGACATTGCTCGCGCTCATGCCGGTGCGCATTTCCTTCTGCACGGTCTTCATGGCATCACCGACGAGATGCGCGGCCCGATGCATGGTCGCGCAATTGAGCAATGTCTCGATCTCCGGATCCTCCACGGAATCCTTCATGGCGCGCGAAAGCTTGGTGCGGACTTCCTGCGTGACGGACAGGTTCCCCGAGCAAAGAAGGGCAATCGCCCGCTCGCCGGGCTTTTCGTAAGTGAAGGTCTTGCGGAACATGCCGATATTATCGAGCCCCGCATTGGTCCTCGTATCCGAGAGCATCACGAGGCCGGCCTCGACCCGCAAGGCCACGCAATAGGTCATTGAACTTCCCTTCTTCCGCTCTCCCGCCGGCATGGGCAGCCGGCAGGACCGCGACTCACTGCTGCGTCTGCGCCTGTGCGGCGTCGTCCGGCGGCAGACTGGCAATCAGAACGTCATGCGACAATTTGGTTTCAGCCACCGGCAGCATGACACCGCGAATTGGTGCAGCATCTGCGGCATCAAGGCCACAGCAAAGGCGGACATGGCCTTCCACCGGGCAATGGCCAAGCGCAGGATCAAAGCCGATCCAGCCCAGCCCCTCCACGAAGGCCTCAGCCCATGCATGCGGATCGTGCTCGCCATCCGGCCGCTCGGGATCGCGCAGATAGCCCACGACATAGCGCGCCGGAATGCCGAGGCTGCGCGCTGCCGCAATGAAGATGTGGGACTGGTCCTGGCATACGCCGGCCCGCTGGGCGAACGCCTCGGCGGCCACGGTATCGACAGTCGTGCTGTCCGCGCGCCAGGCGATGTCCTCGTGCACAAGCTGGCAAAGGGCGTGGAGGCTGGCAAGCGGGCCATCGGGACTGCGCGCCCGCTCCGCGAACGCCGCGATCGCCTCGTCCGCCGCGGTCAGCGGCGTTGGCCGCAGGAACAGGCGGGGCCGCAATTCGCCGCCGCTCGGCTTGAGCACGCCGGCCGTGTCGCTCGTGCGCACTGTCCCTTCCGCGAGGATGACGACCGATTCGATCCTGCCCGGCGCGCGCCACACCGCCTCGGCATCGCCATGCCCGTTGCTTATCCAGCGCTCGACAGGCTCTCCATTGACGCTGACTGCCCA
Proteins encoded:
- a CDS encoding transglutaminase family protein, coding for MRISIRHETRYDYAEPAAGVVMRLCLAPASSNAQVVERWAVSVNGEPVERWISNGHGDAEAVWRAPGRIESVVILAEGTVRTSDTAGVLKPSGGELRPRLFLRPTPLTAADEAIAAFAERARSPDGPLASLHALCQLVHEDIAWRADSTTVDTVAAEAFAQRAGVCQDQSHIFIAAARSLGIPARYVVGYLRDPERPDGEHDPHAWAEAFVEGLGWIGFDPALGHCPVEGHVRLCCGLDAADAAPIRGVMLPVAETKLSHDVLIASLPPDDAAQAQTQQ
- a CDS encoding peptidase, with the translated sequence MTYCVALRVEAGLVMLSDTRTNAGLDNIGMFRKTFTYEKPGERAIALLCSGNLSVTQEVRTKLSRAMKDSVEDPEIETLLNCATMHRAAHLVGDAMKTVQKEMRTGMSASNVSLGASILVCGQRKGGKLRLYMVYSEGNFIEATADTPFFQIGEHKYGKPILDRMIRPNTSLSDAAKAVCVSMDSTLRSNLSVGMPLDLSIIPRDSYKFSLRRRIEANDPEFSQISSEWGAVLKAGFDSLPSLID